One Balaenoptera acutorostrata chromosome 5, mBalAcu1.1, whole genome shotgun sequence genomic window, ATGGAAATGTCAGATTCGCAACTAGAAGTGTGGAATTGGAGGAGATAATCATGAATATGAAGTTGAAGTTGGGGAGCATAGATGAATGAGAACAAAATGCCCAATTTAGTTAAATGCATAGGGAGTGGAGGAGAGCTTTGTTTCATGGCGTGATGAAGATGGTATGCAATGAATGCTGAAGCCAAGTATAAATCAGATTATTTATGCTTCTCCATTGTTCTGTCTTGATAGTTATTAAAAGTAATCTAATGTTTATAAGTCAAAGCATATTTTATAAGACATCATCTCATACTTTACCTTACTAGAATTAAATTGATAATTCATCTTAAAATGTGGTGATGGTGAGTAGGGAGATACCAAATTGGTCCTCTTGATTTGATTTGCATTGGAATTCAGGGAATGAGATATTAACAGTTGGGGTACCCTAAAAAGAATCTTAATTTGTGATTAAGATTAGCTCAGAAAACTTTGGGATATTTGGGTCTAGTCTGACAGAGATTCTGTATTGCAGTGGTTTGGTGAGGCCTGTATGGTACAAGCAATACACATTTTCACAGACCCAAGCCATTCTACTATCTGAAGGACCCCTGGAACCAGGCCAGAGTCCCATTCTTCTTCCAGCCTGATTTCAGAAGCCTGTGATTCTTGTACCTCGTCTTTGCAGGTGGTAACATTGGTGTGTGTACTCAGGTGGTGAGATGTGATAGAATTATTTACTTTCCAGGAATCTTTAATCAGTAATCAAGATATTGTGCTTTAGACTCTGTGTTGGGACTCTGTACTCAAAGtagcaaagcaaaatgaaaattttttgtttCACATAACTGGAAACCCAGAAGTAAAGTTCTCTTTCTGCCAGTTCCAACACCAGTCCTGAAATGGAGACTCCGTGGTTCTGATTGGGGATTGTGACACATGCCCATCCCTAAATTGTGGTGGTGAGGTGGAGGTGGCAGTGCTGGAATTTACAACCCAGGGCTCCCAGctcttgcttcctttctctccctgcttACTCTCTTCCTATCCCTTTCATTAGGCTATAATTAAATTCTTCCTTTGAAGTATTCCTTTCAAATAGTCACACAaaatttgttacttctccttattAGGGAAGCTAAAAAcccctaaaatttaaaataaattttaaaatttgccatttggaTCTATACATCAGATGTACATATTTCTACTTTGTATACCCAAAGCAAAAAGAGTTCTCTTGAAATGTTACTTATActccttatgatgttgatttacATCATCAAGTTGTTAATAGAAGCTTTTATGTAATTACCAGATGATCTTTTATATAGGCTGCttagaagcaaaaataataaaaacgtGTTCTTTGAAAGAACAGGGGAAGAGGAAATTTGATAGCTGATCAAACAAAGAAAGGTCATCTGGGCTAATACCCTTATCCTTTTCAGTCAAGCAAAAAAAGCATTGAATCAATCTAGCCAGGTCATTTCTCATTTTGGTCATAAAGCTACTAAAAAGAGCGTTCATGAACAGTAGGAATCTgctctttgggacttccctggtggcgcagtggttaagaatctgcctgccaatgcaagggacacgggttcgagccctggtccgggaagatcccacatgccacggagcaactaagcccgtgcgccacaactactgagcctgtgctctagagtccgcaagccacaactactgagcccgcgtgccgcaactactgaagcccgcacgcctagagcccgtgctccgcaacaagagaagtcactgcagtgagaagcctgcgcactgcaacaaagagtagcccccgctgtctgcaactagagaaagcctgtgtgcagcaacgaagacccaatgcagccaaaaataaataaataaataaatttattttttttaaaaaaataagaggacAACCTACAGAACGGgagcaaatatttacaaatcatataccTGACAAGGGTCTAGTGTCCAGAATCTATATGTGTACgcatgtgcgtgcacacacacactttatcaataataaaaagacaaataattaaaACTGGGCAAAGCATTgaatagacattaaaaaaaaaaaaagaatctgccctTAGTATTTAGCAATTAGGTTGTCATTTTTGTTGGAACTTGATATTGGAATTTAAAGTAGAGGTTCATGAAATATTATTAACgtatattttatgttatctttataatgtttaaaatgggagtaatatCTTGTAGAAGCACCTATGAgccattttctttcttaagatgtTAAGTATTAAATTGGGAAAAATTGCTTTGAAAATACTTCCTAACTTAACATTTCCCGGGACAAAAGCATGTCACTTCCTTAGGTTCCAGAGCGtcgttttctattttttttttaaagcattgtgAACCACTCCACTCATAGCTAAAGCTCAAGATTTTTCTAGGTTATCGTGAGGTTTGTTCCCTGCTGCGTATCTAtatgtgtctctctctttcagtCGAAGTTTTCTCTAGCCTTCTGTGGCTGACAGTTTTTATTAGTTGTCCTGTCCTTTCTTTGCCGGGCCTCTCACTGCTCCTTCTGCAGCCCGCTTGCCCTCACCTCAGTGTCCTGTGCAGACCTGAAAGGCAGCAGGCAGCATAacagtgtgtctgtgtcctatGCCTTCACTGGTTCTAGCAATTCGGTGAGTGAAATTTTGAAGCTTCCTTTTAGATACACTCGGCCCTTCATATCCATGgggaaatatttggggaaaaaacattctggaaagttccaaaaagcaaacctTGAATTTGCCCACTGCTGGCaagtatttacatagcatttactttgcattaggtattataagtaatttagAGATGACCTAGAGTATACGCATGTGTGTAGGTTAAATGCCAgcactatgccattttatataaaggacttgagcatccgtggattttggtattttgtggggtcctggaaccaatcccctatgGATACTGAGAGACAGCTGTACTTCTTTGTAAGTGCCTCACTTAACATAGTATTTACTTTTACGGTTCTCCAGTAAAGTGTGCGGAGTTATTATTTACGACTTCTTGTTTCCTGGAAGTCTTGATATGATTAGAATGTTTTGAGCAGGGCTGATGGGAAGAGGGGTATCGTTGAGTCAATCCTAGTCTAAAACAAGCAAGTGGTTTTCTTAGGGATAAACATCCTAATCATCACCACTTACATTTATTGAGGACTTCTACGGTTCTTTGAGGCAGGTCTAAAttctgcataattttttttttaaactttactttgttaaaacaaatagaataaatGTATGTTTGTTGTGGAAAACAGAGTAAAGTAgaaataaagggggaaattgCCTTAAAGACAACCATTGTTAatgttttggtatatttcctttttgtgtgatttttattgtttttttaacttaaaaatatactttgcttaaaacattataaatcattttacattggtgaaatgattttttaaattaatttttattggcgtacggttgacttacagtgttgtgttagtttctgctgtacagcaaagtgaatctattatacatgtatccactcttttttagattctattcccatataggtcattccagagcattgagtagagttccctgtgctgtacagtaggttcttattagttacctttttatatatagtagtgtgtctgtGTCAGtccaaatctcccaatttatccctccccctctcccccgctTTCCTCCTTAGCAaccaaagtttgttttctataatacATCTgtcatctgtgactctatttctgttttgtatgtaggttcatttgtatccatCGATGAAATGATTTTTGAATACCTGAGCTGCAAGAATGTTACTAAAAGGGAAAAGATCAGTTCCAATTTCTTTGGACAGCTTTTATGTAGGTCATCCAAATTATTCCCAAAATCTCTCTCTGAATGTTAAAGATATAGTTTgaagtgggttttgttttttcattcttaaaaactgagatatttatgctttgaaaatatacaattcagtggtttttagtatattcacaagccTGTGTAACATCATCACTGTCTAActccagaacatttcatcaccccagaaagaaaccctatacccatgatcaatcactccccattcctcctgttccctcagaccctggcaaccactaatctacttactGTCTCTAGGAACTTGCCTTATAGTGGACatgtcatatacatggaatcttacaatgtatggccttttgtgtcttgACTTCTTTcgctcagcataatgttttcaagattcatccatgttgtaacatgtgtcagtacttcattcctttttatggctgaataatgttccattatatggacatacattttatttatccattcataagttggtggatatttgggttgtttccaccttttaactattatgaataatgctgctatgaacatttgtgtacaagtttttgtgtgaacatatctTTTCGGTTCTCTTGgatatacacctaggagtggaattgctgggtcatatggcaactgtctctctctctctctcttttttttccctcatttgttgaagtgaaattcaaataacatcaaagtaactattttaaagtgaGCCATTCAATGcattcataatgttgtacaaccaccaccttTATCTAGTTTCAAAATATTGCCATAACTCCAAGTAAGATCCCTCACCCATTAAAGTTTCTCCCCattccccagcctctggcaactaccagtctatattctgtctttatggatttgtctattttggatatttcatgtaagtggaaccatagaaatgtgaccttttgtgtctggtttcttctACTTAGCATATTTTGGAggcttatccatgttgtagcatgtgtcagtacttcattccttttttctttttttaaggtctttattgaatttgttacagtattgcttctgttttatgttttttggccatgaggcatgtgggatcttagctccccaaccggggatcaaacccgcaccccctgcattggaaggcgaagtctcaaccactggaccgccagggaagtcccttcattcctttttatggctaaataaaattctgtttaactttttgaggaactgccaaacttttctaaagtggctgcacttacatccccaccagcaatgtatgagagttccactTTTCCACATTTCTGCAAACACTTGTTATCGATTTGTATTTgtttgatggctaatgatgttgagcagcttttcatgtacttattgaacatttgtatattttctttggagaaacatctattcacatcctttgccgattttttaattgggttatgtgtctttttattattgagttgtaagaggtcttaaatattttgaatactagACCCCTAACACATGTattatttacagatattttctcccattctttgagttgtcttttcactttcatgataatgtcctttgaagcacaaacatttttaattttgatgaagtccagtttatctatttttttcttttgttggttctgctttaggtgtcatagctaagaaaccattgcctaatccaaggtcacaaatatttacccctatgttttcttctaagatttttatggttttaacttaaatttagatctttcatccattttgaataaatttttgtatatggtgtgaggtagggggtccaacttcattttttgcatattgtcccagcaccatttattgaaatgtCTGTGCTTTCCCTTACTGAATTGTCCTGGCAGTCTTGtagaaaatcagttgaccatagataatatggatttatttctggactctaagttctgttccactgatctgtatttctaatCTTGTGCTGATAGTACACagtgtagctttgtaataaattcCGACATCTATAGCTTGAAAGAGTTTTAGTTGTATGCTGAGTGTTTTTATTCTTAACATGTTAATTGgggttaaaaaaatgtatttttcttaaaaaggaaagttgtattttttaaaaattataatttacttTATTAGTTCTTTGCATAGTTAGTGTAGCTAGTCTATGAATGCTTATTTTATAGGGTCTGAAACTAAATTTTACCTTTACTGTTGAGGAAGCAAAGGCCTGGTGGTGTAAGTAACCTACGGGTGGGTacacagtaggtacttaataaatttttgttgatttAAATAGTCTTCGATGTTATTAGTTCTTAGTTTGCTGACAACTGTTTGCTTCTACCTCTGATTTATATGATACTGAGTCTTTATTGCCCATCTGTCAACTGTGTTGCTTACATCACACAGTGGGTATTTTTTAACAAAGTACTTTGTGAAGTGGTCTCTAGGAATGCATCAAGGCAGAACCTGTACTTTCCTGAGTAAATGTGACTGTAAGCGGTAAAGGTTTTAAACAGTGTACATAGCAAATAATTTTAGGATAGCActcagctacatgtaagagaaattCAACTATGACGATTTAACCAtgtaaggttttatttttctcatgtaatAAGGAGACCAGAGGCAGCAGTCTGTATGATGGTACGCTGTCAGCAGTATTCTATTTATGCTAGACTTCTGCTCTATCATTCTTGTGTGTGGCTTTCTTCTTCGTGCTTATAAAATGGCTGCTGAGCCTCCCAGCATGATATTCCATTCCAGGCAGAACGGGTGTGGCGAGAGAAGTGCAAAAGGCATGTGCCAAatgctctgtcttttttttaaaaaaatcacaaatcagtttatttttctagaaacCCCCACTGAAAAAACTATTTACAAATTATTAGCCAGAACTGTGTCACTTGTCCCCCTAGTTCCAAGAGAGCCTGAGAAATCAAGTTTCTACAGGCATATCTTGTTTTACTACACTTGCAGATGGTGCATTTTTTACCAAGTGAAGTTTTATGGCAACCCTGACTTGTCAGATGATGGTGAGCATTCtttagcaataaattatttttaaattaaggtatgtactttgtttttttagataaataccattgcacacttaataaactaccatatagtgtaaacataacttttatatgcagtgggaaaccaaaaaatccatgtgacttgatttattgtgatatttgctttattgcaatggtctggaaccaaaccttcAATATCTCCAGGATATGCCtgtatagtattttatatttccaccTGGAACAAAGTTAGATTTATGTTAATttggaagaaagggagaatatTTCAAAGACGGAGAAATTTGGGCTAAAAAGAGCTACCaccaaaaaagatggaaaaaatcaGAACTGCTAAAAACTAAGGTAGCACGAAAGAGAGTGGTGATCAGTATTTCCATCTCTgatcacatttttaaatatattcattcattgcatcttaattgagcacttaccataTACCGCTGTGTTCTCAGCGCTTCCTGTCTTACATCCTACTTACTCTGGGTGTCATCTACAGTCTCCCCTCAATTTCCCTCTCCTTCGGTATTGCTCTAGAGAAATCACCAGTTTAGGCTATCTAAGCAAATCTGCCTCTAGTCTTTTCCATTGTGACCAGTACCCTcatcatttaactttttttaggAACCAAACAAAGGCAGGATAAATTCAGTGTTTTAAGAGAATCATAACACATGACTTGtatttagctttatttatttatctattaattaatttacttatttatttatttattttttggctgcgttgggtcttcattgctgcacacgggctttctctagttgcggcgagcgggggctactctttgttgcggtgcgcaggcttctcattgcggtggcttctcttgttgcagagcacgggctctaggcacgcgggcttcagtagttgtggctcccgggctctagagttcaggctcagtagttgtggcgcacgggcttagttgctccgcagcatgtgggatcttcccggaccagggctggaacccgtatcccctgcatgggcaggtggattcttaaccactgcgccaccagggaagtcctgtatttAGTTTCAGATATCATTTTCCCCAACTCTCCCATATTTCCATTAGGAGGTATTGGAATATTTTTATTGGTAGAGATATTTAGGATAGATAAGTGATTtcctattcatttaaaattttcaaagtaaCCTACGGGTTGCCAGGGGCCTGGATTTTataggatgtatatatatatatattgatttggGGGCTAGATCTCATGACTTTTCACATCTATCCTAAGTCTACTATTTTAAATTAGATGAGTGAAATGTAGGGAAGGGCATATTGTAACCAAATTTGCAGGAATTAGACACTTCATATGTTTGTTAAAACCTGGTATCTGTTTCTCTTAGcgttttaaaatcaatttttgaggtataatttttcTAAACAAACTTGATTTACTGAAATTAAAGTGCTAAATTGAAGTCTTTGTTCGGACACTTGCATTAATGATGAGGTAACTAGACTAGTATCATGAAATTTGGATCCCTTAAATAACACTGAAAAGGCATCATGGAAGGGAGCAAAGTAGTATAAGTGAAGAAGTAGGAAAGACCATGCAAAGGTGGTTAAATTTTTCTGCATGTATAATTGGAATGAAACTttcagttttcctctttttttccccccactttcaGATCCAGTTATGGGACACAGCGGGACAAGAACGATTCAGAAAGAGCATGGTCCAGCACTACTACAGAAACGTACATGCTGTTGTCTTCGTGTATGATATGACCAACATGGCGAGTTTTCATAGCCTGCCATCTTGGATAGAAGAATGCAAACAGCATTTGCTAGCCAACGATATACCACGGATTCTTGTTGGAAATAAATGTGACTTGAGGAGTGCCATTCAGGTACCCACGGACTTGGCACAGAAATTTGCTGACACGCACAGTATGCCTTTGTTTGAAACCTCTGCTAAAAACCCCAATGATAATGACCATGTGGAAGCTATATTTATGACCTTGGCTCATAAGCTGAAGAGCCATAAACCGTTAATGCTTAGTCAACCCCCTGATAACGGAATTACCCTGAAGCCTGAACCAAAGCCTGCAGTGACGTGCTGGTGCTAAATCACAGTCTTTATTGTACAATCTAATTTTGACTAAAGGAATACTTTTGAAGTATGACAGTGATAAGTCATAGAATTTAATCTCAAATATAATGGATCATCCTGACACTTTACTGTTTATCATTGTCAtgcttatttttgtattttgtatctACTTCATCAAGTCTGTCACTGCGGCAACACAAGGAAAAAGTTAGTTTTCAGAGGTTGAAGTGAAACAGAGTTAGGATGAATCAGAACACCTTTCCATTGAGAGCCCAATGAGGAGGCTTCAAATGAGAGTATGATCGGATTTTAAGAGTCAGTGATTGTTTAATCCTGTGTTCCTgggattgaaaaaatatattaagggtttAGTATACTTACTCGTATGTGCTTTGAATGGGAAGTGTTCTCAATAGGATAAAAACTGGTATTTGCCTCTCCCTAGAgttctttctttgtattattaATGTACTTAAATGCATTATTATTGGTACATTTTAGAGCCAAGACTTTAGTTCCAGTGGAAGGAGAGAGCCTAGAATGTTTTCTGGTTCTCAGTCCATAAAGAATGACCTTTTCAACAGTTCTAGATGCTTGATATTTCAAATCACTATCAATCAGGTCTACAAAAAAATAATCATTGTTATTTCTAAAAGAGTAATTTGAATTCTTTTCTTACTAAATTCTGCACAATACGCAAAAGTAAATCAGATAATAAGGTGCTTTATACTTTATTTTGATACCTTTAAACAGTGAAAAACTAATTGAAAGATTTGAGAAGGtgtaatttgggggaaaatagcTAAACATGGTTCCTGGCTACCACAAAAGACCTATTCCTGGCTTTTTGTCGAGCTGTGTGTCAGACGTAGTATTTCTtgctctcccccaacccccaatcAATTTAATGCCTAAAGGCTGAATAAGCAAATCATCTTCCATTCGGATTGTAACTCTGAGGGCATACCTGTAATTGCTATGAGTCTACATTTTATTTCTGTAGTAGTACATTACAGTACTtctgtttaaatctttaaatttttatggtCACAACAAACTACTCCTCctcagtataaaaaataaattagatgttGAAAAATATCTAGTCTATCCCTTGGTGGTAGAAAGActatttcaaaaagtttttttaccctaaatacttttattttgaatttaagaCTTTGCACATAGGAAATAGTAAGCTTGCATGTGAAGCTATTACATGAATGGAATGTAAGCCATGAACTTTATCTGAAGTGTGCACATTTACTAATTCTGAAAGATTGCTGAACTTAATAATTTTAGAGGAAATTAAGCCAAAAGATGATTATAcgtaaaatattttcagaatgtgGGAAACCAATTAAATATGTGATGTAATCtaatttaggattttttgtttAGTCATGATGGTGGTCCTGACTGGATAATTTA contains:
- the RAB33B gene encoding ras-related protein Rab-33B → MASEMESSLEASFSSSGAMSGASGFLPPARSRIFKIIVIGDSNVGKTCLTYRFCAGRFPDRTEATIGVDFRERAVEIDGERIKIQLWDTAGQERFRKSMVQHYYRNVHAVVFVYDMTNMASFHSLPSWIEECKQHLLANDIPRILVGNKCDLRSAIQVPTDLAQKFADTHSMPLFETSAKNPNDNDHVEAIFMTLAHKLKSHKPLMLSQPPDNGITLKPEPKPAVTCWC